One Alphaproteobacteria bacterium LSUCC0396 genomic region harbors:
- a CDS encoding ABC transporter ATP-binding protein, which produces MTYAIETSNLSVTINGAQLVKPTSLVVNVGEAVGIVGLNGAGKSTLMKAIIGLIPHHGISNISSQGFEGRARLAAWVPQTREIVWDVSVETLLSFTLQSFRDRNDLSSGSPRAMRFTIKDALLATNTLKLGTRKISSLSGGELTSVLIARALIQQTSTIFLDEPLASLDPIQKVSVLSLMKELSETGLTIIASLHDIDLAQNYFSRFVGVKAGKVVADGSPKQLLSGEYYKEIFLC; this is translated from the coding sequence ATGACTTACGCTATCGAAACCTCGAATCTTAGCGTGACGATAAATGGGGCACAGCTCGTTAAGCCCACCTCCCTCGTCGTGAATGTGGGCGAAGCCGTAGGGATTGTTGGCTTGAATGGGGCTGGTAAATCAACGCTAATGAAAGCAATTATAGGGCTTATCCCACACCATGGAATATCCAATATTTCATCACAAGGCTTTGAAGGCCGAGCGCGGCTGGCCGCTTGGGTGCCACAAACGCGTGAAATTGTTTGGGATGTTAGCGTTGAAACGTTGCTGAGTTTTACTTTACAAAGTTTTAGAGACCGTAATGACCTAAGTTCAGGCTCACCAAGAGCAATGCGCTTTACAATCAAGGATGCACTATTAGCAACAAATACGCTGAAATTGGGGACCAGAAAAATAAGCTCCCTATCAGGTGGCGAATTAACTTCCGTGCTTATTGCTCGGGCGCTTATTCAACAAACATCGACAATATTTTTGGATGAACCGCTAGCCAGCCTTGATCCTATTCAAAAAGTGTCCGTGCTTTCGCTTATGAAGGAACTATCTGAAACTGGCCTAACTATAATTGCCTCACTACATGATATTGACCTTGCGCAAAATTACTTTTCCCGCTTTGTAGGAGTCAAAGCTGGCAAAGTTGTGGCGGATGGCTCGCCAAAGCAATTATTAAGCGGAGAGTATTACAAGGAAATTTTCTTATGTTGA
- a CDS encoding aldo/keto reductase: MQYNKLGRTDISVSALCLGSMTWGSQNTSVEAHAQIDMALDHGVNFIDTAEMYPVNPLAKETQGDTERILGDWIGQSGRRQDIILATKVSGKGYMNVRDGAPISPATIDLALEASLRALKTDYIDLYQLHWPNRGSYMFRQNWNFDASAQPSDETLDHMSEVLHHLEKCRSAGKIRHVGLSNESAWGTMRWLAIAATHGLPRMVSVQNEYSLLCRHFDLDMAEVAHHEKVGLLAFSPLAAGLLTGKYNGDVTPEGSRRSHVANLGGRICDGLWPALDAYMGIAAKHRLKPSQMALAWAMQRPFMTSAIFGATDLDQLGEALGAVDLTLTAEVLDDIAATYRRFPMPF, translated from the coding sequence ATGCAGTATAATAAACTTGGCCGCACTGATATATCGGTTAGCGCGCTTTGCCTAGGCTCGATGACATGGGGCAGCCAAAACACCTCCGTTGAAGCCCATGCGCAAATTGATATGGCGCTTGATCATGGCGTTAACTTCATTGATACAGCGGAGATGTATCCGGTCAATCCGCTTGCCAAGGAAACCCAAGGCGATACTGAACGTATTTTAGGTGACTGGATCGGCCAGTCGGGCCGCCGCCAGGATATTATTCTGGCAACAAAAGTATCTGGCAAAGGCTATATGAATGTTCGCGATGGTGCCCCCATTTCGCCTGCAACAATTGATCTGGCGCTTGAGGCCTCACTTCGTGCCTTAAAGACTGATTATATCGACCTTTATCAACTACATTGGCCGAATCGCGGATCCTATATGTTTCGACAAAACTGGAACTTTGATGCAAGCGCTCAACCCAGCGATGAGACATTAGATCACATGAGCGAAGTTCTGCATCATCTCGAAAAATGCCGGAGTGCAGGCAAGATCCGTCATGTCGGCCTGTCGAATGAAAGCGCATGGGGAACAATGCGCTGGCTGGCGATTGCCGCCACCCACGGCCTTCCCCGTATGGTCAGCGTGCAGAATGAATATAGCCTGCTTTGCCGCCATTTTGACCTTGATATGGCAGAGGTTGCACATCACGAAAAGGTCGGATTGCTGGCATTCTCACCACTTGCCGCTGGATTATTGACCGGCAAATATAACGGTGATGTAACGCCTGAGGGGTCGAGGCGAAGCCATGTTGCCAATCTTGGCGGGCGAATTTGCGATGGATTATGGCCGGCACTTGATGCCTATATGGGGATTGCCGCAAAACATCGGCTAAAACCGAGCCAGATGGCGCTAGCATGGGCGATGCAACGGCCCTTCATGACTTCGGCCATTTTTGGTGCCACTGACCTTGACCAGCTCGGCGAGGCCTTAGGCGCTGTAGATTTGACGCTGACGGCTGAAGTCTTGGATGATATCGCCGCCACCTATCGCCGTTTTCCGATGCCGTTCTAG
- a CDS encoding FecCD family ABC transporter permease: MLLDQAKLGSIVVILLAIGSYASLQIGHVEIDFFSAISSPLYGISSPDSIILWDLRMPRTLMCLIVGFGLGIAGACLQGFLRNPLAEPSVVGISSAAALGAVFSIGLGFSALGFYYTPAFSLSFAAIASWALLRLTNNASNKHSVILIGIGISSLSGAFTTLILSLSENPFAINEIVFWMLGSVTDVSYSHVIMSTPLVILGSLFLLRNANSLNLMTLGEETAASTGVNIPKLRRDTLIGTALTVGSITSVVGIVGFVGLVTPHIVRPFVEHEPGKTLIWTPPIAALLVLLSDISIRLLPTASEIKLGVLTALLGTPFFLYLVSKQRG, encoded by the coding sequence ATGCTACTTGATCAGGCAAAATTGGGAAGCATTGTCGTAATCCTTTTAGCCATTGGATCATATGCCTCACTCCAAATTGGGCATGTAGAAATTGATTTTTTTTCTGCGATTTCATCACCGCTTTATGGCATTAGCAGCCCTGATTCCATCATTCTTTGGGACCTTCGCATGCCACGGACCTTGATGTGTCTGATTGTTGGCTTTGGACTTGGAATTGCCGGCGCTTGTCTGCAAGGCTTTCTTCGCAACCCGCTTGCTGAGCCAAGTGTTGTTGGCATTAGTTCTGCCGCCGCACTTGGTGCCGTTTTCTCAATTGGACTCGGCTTTAGTGCTTTGGGTTTTTATTACACACCGGCCTTTTCTCTCAGTTTTGCTGCCATTGCATCGTGGGCTCTTCTAAGGCTGACTAACAATGCCTCGAACAAACATAGCGTCATCCTTATAGGCATTGGAATTTCGTCTCTATCTGGCGCTTTTACCACTCTGATACTCAGCCTTTCAGAAAACCCCTTTGCTATTAATGAAATTGTTTTCTGGATGCTTGGGTCGGTTACCGATGTATCTTATTCTCATGTTATTATGTCGACGCCATTAGTGATACTAGGCTCATTATTTTTGCTACGTAATGCTAACAGTCTTAATCTAATGACATTAGGGGAAGAAACTGCCGCTTCTACTGGCGTCAACATTCCAAAATTGCGACGTGACACCCTGATCGGTACAGCGCTAACTGTGGGCTCTATTACGTCTGTGGTTGGAATTGTTGGCTTTGTGGGACTAGTGACACCGCACATTGTCCGGCCATTCGTTGAGCATGAGCCTGGAAAGACACTAATCTGGACGCCACCGATCGCCGCCCTGCTGGTGCTTTTATCCGACATAAGCATTCGTTTGTTGCCGACTGCCAGTGAAATAAAACTTGGCGTGCTGACTGCGCTTTTAGGAACGCCGTTTTTTCTCTATTTAGTAAGCAAACAGAGGGGTTAA
- a CDS encoding nuclear transport factor 2 family protein — MAKKTLHVDAYVTAFTALTPDNVETLYELVAEDVFFADPFNVIHGKAGFRRVFDHMYETCIDPRFTVSDVAHSKTASYLRWRMTGKLKSWPHTNLLFEGMTEVHVDLDGKICKHIDHWDSASQLLRFLPFIGALIRPILKLFRLKSA, encoded by the coding sequence ATGGCTAAAAAGACGCTTCACGTTGACGCTTACGTAACAGCCTTTACTGCGCTCACCCCGGACAATGTTGAAACGCTATATGAACTTGTTGCCGAGGATGTGTTTTTCGCCGATCCGTTCAATGTAATTCATGGCAAAGCTGGCTTTCGCCGGGTTTTTGATCATATGTATGAAACCTGCATTGACCCGCGCTTTACGGTCAGCGATGTCGCACATTCTAAAACCGCCAGCTATCTTCGGTGGCGGATGACTGGCAAATTAAAGAGCTGGCCCCATACCAACCTTTTATTTGAAGGCATGACCGAGGTTCATGTCGATCTTGATGGGAAAATTTGCAAACATATTGACCATTGGGATAGCGCCAGCCAGTTGCTGCGATTTTTGCCGTTCATTGGCGCACTCATCCGGCCGATTCTAAAGCTGTTTCGGCTAAAATCAGCGTAA
- a CDS encoding DUF1365 domain-containing protein: MTALNAACDIVVSDIVHTRHGGDHHPASHVLRRSGLSILIDLDHLAEANRQSLFFSVDSFNLLGFQQRDHGPNFKSKAPLVPLGDYVRQIAAELIPEKSVKTAHLLTFPRILGAGFNPLSVYVARDAAGCDLLYIYEVRNTFGDMHAYIGTPSLRSATLEAEKIFHVSPFFPVEGRYRLRVRLDNGVVRLAMRYLIADRPALTATMRGTRIKLATRSLFHSLFAARQFPFRPIISIHFEALKLWLKKVPFYPRPVPPPRWSRAKDFDEAN; the protein is encoded by the coding sequence ATGACGGCTCTCAACGCGGCTTGCGATATTGTGGTCTCGGACATTGTTCATACGCGGCATGGCGGTGATCATCATCCTGCATCGCATGTTTTACGCCGATCTGGCTTGTCGATATTGATTGATCTTGATCATCTGGCTGAAGCCAATCGTCAAAGCCTGTTTTTTTCAGTCGACAGCTTTAATCTTCTTGGGTTTCAACAGCGCGATCATGGGCCAAATTTCAAATCCAAAGCGCCGCTTGTGCCGCTGGGTGATTATGTGCGCCAAATTGCGGCTGAGCTGATTCCTGAAAAAAGCGTCAAAACTGCACATTTACTAACATTTCCGCGAATTCTTGGCGCCGGTTTTAATCCGCTCTCGGTCTATGTTGCGCGCGATGCTGCAGGCTGTGATCTGCTGTATATCTATGAGGTGCGCAATACATTTGGGGATATGCACGCCTATATTGGAACGCCGTCATTGAGGTCTGCGACATTAGAGGCTGAAAAGATTTTCCATGTTTCGCCATTTTTTCCGGTTGAGGGGCGCTATCGGCTGCGAGTAAGGCTTGATAATGGTGTGGTCAGGCTGGCCATGCGTTATTTGATTGCTGATCGGCCAGCATTGACGGCAACTATGCGTGGCACGCGTATCAAGCTGGCGACCCGCAGCCTGTTCCATAGTTTGTTTGCGGCTAGGCAATTTCCCTTTCGGCCGATAATTTCAATCCATTTTGAAGCCTTGAAATTATGGCTAAAAAAGGTACCGTTTTACCCACGACCGGTTCCGCCGCCCCGTTGGTCGCGCGCAAAAGATTTTGATGAGGCAAATTAA
- a CDS encoding SDR family NAD(P)-dependent oxidoreductase, translating into MAHYLITGSSSGIGAALSKKISAKGHQVSGIARRQQRLKELSQRDERFQGFIADVGDPAALMAAITNAKSNSGPIDVAILNAGIYQPQDGTKIDPAVYEHHMRINYLGVVNALAALVPDMVSAGQGHIAIVSSVAGWRGLPKSAAYGPTKAALISLAESLYFDLFPYGIKLQIICPGFVESEATAVNDFEMPDLISCDTAAIEIINGMKTNDFSINFPKSFTRKMGLLRFLPDRLFFRLVGKQTGAF; encoded by the coding sequence ATGGCACATTACTTAATCACAGGCTCTTCATCTGGTATCGGAGCTGCGCTCTCAAAAAAAATATCGGCTAAAGGTCATCAAGTCAGTGGTATAGCCCGACGCCAGCAACGCCTCAAAGAGCTGTCGCAGCGGGATGAAAGATTTCAGGGCTTTATAGCTGATGTTGGTGATCCAGCAGCACTCATGGCGGCAATCACCAACGCCAAGTCCAATTCAGGCCCGATTGACGTGGCTATTTTGAATGCCGGCATCTATCAGCCACAAGATGGCACGAAGATTGATCCGGCGGTCTATGAGCATCATATGCGGATCAATTACCTTGGCGTGGTCAATGCTTTGGCGGCACTGGTGCCGGACATGGTCAGTGCTGGCCAGGGCCACATTGCAATTGTATCTTCAGTCGCCGGTTGGCGAGGCTTACCGAAATCGGCCGCATATGGCCCCACCAAAGCCGCCCTGATATCACTGGCAGAGTCGTTGTATTTCGATCTATTTCCCTATGGTATTAAATTGCAGATTATTTGCCCGGGGTTCGTAGAAAGTGAGGCCACCGCAGTTAATGATTTCGAGATGCCCGACCTAATTAGCTGCGACACCGCTGCCATTGAAATTATCAATGGCATGAAAACTAATGATTTTTCCATAAACTTTCCAAAATCATTCACTCGCAAAATGGGACTTTTACGATTTTTGCCTGACCGGCTATTTTTCCGTCTTGTCGGAAAACAGACTGGAGCGTTTTAA
- a CDS encoding tartrate dehydrogenase, whose protein sequence is MSKNRLNIAVIPGDGIGKEVIPEGLRVIQAAMDRFDINLHFDHFDFASYDYYAKHGQMMPDDWKTQIGKHDAIYFGAVGWPDGIPDHISLWGSLILFRREFDQYVNLRPVKLLPGVPSPLANRGPGDVDMMIVRENTEGEYSSVGGRMFPDTDREFVTQQSVMTRIGVDRVLKFAFELAQSRPRKHLTSATKSNGISITMPYWDERVQAVAKSYPDISWDKYHIDILTANFVLHPDWFDVVVASNLFGDILSDLGPACTGTIGVAPSGNINPERLFPSLFEPVHGSAPDIAGKGIANPVGQIWAGAMMLEHLGYAEAAKCITDAIDSALSTPDLRTGDLGGKADTVTCGTGIAKIVAG, encoded by the coding sequence ATGTCGAAAAACAGACTGAATATTGCGGTCATTCCCGGTGACGGGATTGGAAAAGAAGTTATTCCCGAGGGGCTGCGCGTGATACAGGCCGCAATGGACCGGTTTGATATCAACCTGCATTTCGACCATTTCGACTTTGCGAGCTATGACTATTATGCCAAGCATGGGCAGATGATGCCGGATGACTGGAAAACCCAAATCGGCAAGCATGATGCCATTTATTTTGGTGCCGTTGGTTGGCCTGATGGCATTCCCGACCATATTTCGCTATGGGGATCGCTGATCCTATTCCGGCGCGAATTCGATCAATATGTCAATTTACGGCCGGTAAAACTGCTGCCGGGCGTGCCGTCACCGCTGGCAAATCGTGGGCCGGGCGATGTTGATATGATGATTGTTCGTGAAAACACCGAAGGCGAATATTCATCAGTTGGCGGGCGCATGTTCCCGGATACCGACCGTGAGTTTGTTACCCAGCAAAGCGTGATGACGCGGATTGGCGTTGATCGGGTGCTGAAATTCGCCTTTGAATTGGCGCAAAGCCGCCCGCGCAAGCATCTGACATCGGCAACAAAATCAAATGGTATCTCGATCACTATGCCCTATTGGGATGAGCGCGTTCAAGCGGTGGCAAAATCCTATCCCGATATCAGCTGGGATAAATACCATATCGACATCCTGACAGCCAATTTCGTTCTTCACCCTGACTGGTTTGACGTTGTTGTGGCGTCAAACCTGTTTGGCGATATCCTGTCCGATCTTGGCCCTGCCTGTACCGGCACGATCGGCGTTGCACCATCGGGCAATATCAACCCTGAACGGCTGTTTCCATCGCTGTTTGAACCTGTACATGGCTCTGCACCAGACATTGCTGGCAAAGGCATTGCAAATCCGGTTGGGCAAATCTGGGCGGGCGCAATGATGCTTGAACATCTAGGTTATGCCGAGGCTGCTAAGTGTATCACTGATGCAATTGATAGTGCACTTTCAACGCCAGACCTGCGCACGGGCGACCTTGGTGGCAAGGCCGACACTGTTACTTGTGGCACCGGCATCGCCAAAATTGTTGCCGGATAA
- a CDS encoding DUF952 domain-containing protein, producing the protein MNYIYKICDRSLWAAAEQAGRFTGAEIDLKDGFIHFSTADQLAETLRLHFAGRTGLCLITVDASVLKIKWEPARSGDLFPHLYDDLPLSAVRSVDDLNVGSDGIHHLPSQL; encoded by the coding sequence ATGAATTATATTTATAAGATTTGTGATAGATCCCTTTGGGCGGCGGCGGAGCAAGCTGGCCGGTTTACCGGCGCGGAAATTGATTTAAAAGACGGATTTATCCATTTTTCTACTGCAGATCAGCTTGCCGAGACATTACGTCTGCATTTCGCCGGCCGAACCGGCCTATGCCTGATCACGGTCGATGCCAGCGTTTTAAAGATTAAGTGGGAACCGGCAAGAAGCGGCGATTTATTCCCGCATCTTTATGATGATTTGCCATTATCGGCGGTGCGGTCAGTTGACGATCTGAACGTTGGTTCGGATGGGATTCATCACTTGCCTAGCCAGCTTTGA
- a CDS encoding DUF2244 domain-containing protein, which yields MVENSSKPQPLERLTIWPHRSLSPKGFAIVIGLLAGLLFTIGLGFFLAGAWPVIGFLGLELLIVWGAFKLNYRAAKVRETIETTTETLKVEHRDEHGNAAVSEFPVGWLRVQLSPPTAPAPSARYRQRVILSSHGVETEIGAFLHPIEKAKLRHEIDGMVARSRSARDRAAQG from the coding sequence ATGGTTGAAAACTCTTCAAAACCGCAACCGCTGGAACGGTTGACAATCTGGCCGCACCGCTCGCTATCGCCAAAGGGCTTTGCAATTGTGATTGGGCTATTGGCTGGATTGCTGTTCACCATCGGACTGGGCTTTTTTCTGGCTGGTGCATGGCCAGTTATTGGATTTTTAGGCCTCGAATTATTGATTGTCTGGGGTGCATTCAAACTGAATTACCGCGCCGCAAAGGTACGCGAAACCATTGAAACAACGACCGAAACCCTAAAGGTTGAGCATCGGGACGAACATGGAAACGCGGCCGTTTCAGAATTTCCCGTTGGCTGGCTTCGGGTACAGTTAAGCCCGCCGACAGCACCCGCACCTTCGGCGCGCTACCGCCAGCGCGTAATCCTTTCCAGTCACGGCGTCGAAACCGAAATTGGGGCGTTTCTGCACCCAATTGAAAAGGCCAAGCTGCGGCATGAAATTGACGGCATGGTGGCGCGATCCAGATCAGCCCGTGACCGCGCCGCGCAGGGCTAA
- a CDS encoding class I SAM-dependent methyltransferase has translation MVSRFLRQHQNSLLFSILDNLQSGEVLLTMPDGVQKRFAGPTAGPKADLTIHSQDAVYRILSDGKMGFCEAFMDGLVSSESLPQLIELAARHDAYFEERLKTNLLRKWGLRLFHQLRRNSKSGSAKNIAHHYDLGNSFYQAWLDPTMTYSSAVFDSDDDDLTKAQLNKYKRLAELADIQPGDRVLEIGCGWGGFAKYVTSEIGASVTGITISKEQFTYANNVIHEAGLEDKVDLRLMDYRDLQGHFDKIVSIEMFEAVGKDYWPTYFEIMSKVLRKGGRAVIQSITIDHAAYHSYENQPDFIQRYIFPGGMLPSLPMLEKPLAEAGLHLVSEHGYASHYARTLDQWRQRFNAAWPQFAEPQFDHRFKRMWDLYLAYCEGGFRAGMIDVKQMLLMHK, from the coding sequence ATGGTTTCTAGGTTTTTGCGGCAGCATCAAAATAGCCTGCTTTTCAGTATTTTGGATAATTTACAAAGTGGTGAGGTTTTGCTGACCATGCCCGATGGTGTGCAAAAGCGTTTTGCTGGCCCGACGGCGGGGCCTAAGGCGGATCTTACAATTCACAGCCAAGATGCGGTGTACCGTATTCTAAGCGACGGCAAAATGGGCTTTTGCGAGGCGTTTATGGATGGGCTGGTCAGTTCTGAGAGCCTGCCGCAATTGATTGAGTTGGCAGCGCGCCATGATGCTTATTTTGAAGAGCGGCTGAAAACCAACCTGTTACGAAAATGGGGGTTACGCCTGTTTCATCAATTGCGCCGAAATAGCAAGAGCGGGTCGGCCAAGAACATCGCGCACCATTATGACCTCGGCAACAGCTTTTATCAGGCATGGCTGGACCCAACCATGACCTATTCCTCGGCGGTTTTTGATTCGGATGATGATGACCTGACAAAGGCACAATTGAACAAATATAAGCGCCTTGCCGAACTTGCCGATATTCAGCCAGGTGATCGGGTTCTGGAAATTGGCTGTGGCTGGGGCGGTTTTGCCAAATATGTGACCAGCGAAATTGGTGCGAGCGTGACGGGTATCACCATTTCAAAAGAACAGTTTACCTATGCCAATAACGTTATTCACGAAGCTGGACTTGAGGATAAGGTGGATTTACGGTTGATGGATTACCGTGATTTGCAAGGCCACTTTGATAAAATCGTATCAATTGAAATGTTTGAGGCTGTTGGTAAAGATTATTGGCCGACCTATTTTGAGATCATGTCCAAGGTTTTGAGAAAAGGGGGGCGTGCGGTGATCCAGTCGATCACCATTGATCATGCTGCCTATCATTCTTACGAAAACCAGCCTGATTTTATCCAGCGCTATATTTTTCCCGGTGGTATGCTGCCGTCATTACCGATGCTGGAAAAGCCGCTAGCTGAAGCCGGATTGCATCTGGTAAGTGAGCACGGTTATGCCAGTCATTATGCGCGCACGCTTGATCAGTGGCGGCAAAGGTTTAACGCCGCGTGGCCGCAATTTGCTGAACCGCAGTTTGATCATCGTTTCAAGCGGATGTGGGACCTGTATCTAGCCTATTGTGAGGGCGGATTTCGCGCCGGCATGATCGATGTTAAACAAATGCTTTTGATGCATAAATAA
- a CDS encoding HIT family protein, protein MARPTLLLVAPASPKLLPDNPAKMSFTLHPTLAKDTFLVARVGSLQIRLVNDSRFFWLMIVPEVSATELHDLDEKTAQSLWKLARMLGKALKQHCDASKINSAAIGNMVPQLHFHIVARHTDDAAWPNPIWGHGTSEPLSDATKTARISTVQSWLGK, encoded by the coding sequence GTGGCAAGGCCGACACTGTTACTTGTGGCACCGGCATCGCCAAAATTGTTGCCGGATAACCCAGCTAAAATGTCATTTACCCTGCACCCCACCCTTGCCAAAGACACGTTTCTTGTGGCGCGGGTGGGGTCATTGCAAATACGGCTGGTAAATGATTCGCGGTTTTTCTGGCTGATGATCGTGCCAGAAGTCAGCGCAACCGAGCTGCATGATCTTGATGAAAAAACCGCTCAATCCTTGTGGAAACTGGCGCGAATGCTCGGCAAGGCGCTAAAGCAACATTGTGATGCCAGCAAAATCAATAGTGCGGCTATTGGCAATATGGTACCGCAACTGCATTTTCATATCGTGGCACGCCATACTGACGACGCTGCATGGCCAAATCCGATATGGGGGCATGGCACATCAGAACCGCTTAGCGACGCCACTAAAACGGCGCGGATTTCAACCGTTCAAAGCTGGCTAGGCAAGTGA
- a CDS encoding ABC transporter substrate-binding protein codes for MSASDKNGNQPARVITTNICIDSLVVALIGTKNLIAVSALADDTRYSHISHQVSDLHKVTFNAEAIYALRPSLVLASNFSSVKTKFALEKLGVEVRLIDFARSINDIEKNIQILGRLLNADGRAQELVKLLKSPKIDLNYRKQIVALQYSTNRYVHGNNSLISDIINRSGFSSYSKFLGHEEGRYISAEALVKSAPNVLILDGDKSFNDKSGFPLYHPALMKGKGKSKALFIETKDWSCGTTKVVDLIIRLNREYIKLVGKNNAT; via the coding sequence GTGTCAGCCTCAGATAAAAACGGAAACCAACCAGCTCGCGTCATAACAACCAACATCTGCATAGACTCGCTAGTTGTGGCGCTTATCGGCACAAAAAACTTAATTGCTGTATCCGCTCTTGCGGATGACACTCGTTACTCGCACATCAGTCATCAAGTTAGTGATTTACATAAAGTTACCTTCAATGCAGAGGCAATTTACGCACTGAGACCATCATTGGTCTTAGCTTCAAATTTTTCATCAGTAAAAACAAAATTTGCTCTTGAAAAACTTGGAGTTGAGGTACGACTCATCGACTTTGCAAGGTCGATTAATGATATCGAAAAGAATATTCAAATATTAGGAAGGTTATTAAATGCAGACGGCAGAGCGCAAGAACTGGTAAAGCTTTTAAAATCCCCTAAAATCGATCTTAATTATCGAAAACAGATAGTTGCACTACAATACTCAACTAATAGATATGTTCATGGAAATAATTCACTGATTTCAGATATAATTAATCGATCTGGATTTAGTAGCTATTCTAAATTTCTTGGTCATGAAGAAGGGCGCTACATATCCGCAGAAGCGTTGGTGAAATCAGCCCCTAACGTGTTGATTTTGGATGGTGATAAAAGCTTCAACGACAAAAGTGGCTTCCCCCTTTATCATCCGGCTTTAATGAAAGGTAAAGGCAAGTCCAAAGCGCTTTTCATTGAAACTAAGGACTGGTCGTGTGGCACAACCAAGGTGGTTGATCTGATAATTAGATTGAACCGCGAATACATTAAGCTTGTGGGTAAAAACAATGCTACTTGA
- a CDS encoding NAD(P)/FAD-dependent oxidoreductase: MRIAVIGSGISGLASAFLLNSIGDVYLFEKAARLGGHSNTVDAVFDDVAVPVDTGFIVYNPLNYPNLIQLFDLLSVPNQATDMSFSVSLGGGQMEYEGSVKGLLAQPENLLKKRYWSMLSDLVRFYKTAQRQADQGPRYETLGQFVARLGYGSAFVDDHLVPMGAAIWSATSHSMMEFPVRSFMRFMENHKLLNFIDRPQWRTVKGGSREYVQRIADKLDKRVHCEVDIIGLRRTNAGVMVNIRGQGEIWFDKVIMAAHADQSLALMGDATPLEREILGAFAFQNNHAVLHSDASLMPKRRGAWAAWNYVSEGPLSPAGGNEASPKSAASDLCLTYWMNRLQSIDLAYPLYETLNPVRMPDPALTHGSFDYRHPIFDAAAIAAQPRLGEIQGQNGLFFAGAWTGYGFHEDGLKSAVAIAQTLGADIPWKTGVKPYCKNGDTALDTA, from the coding sequence ATGCGTATTGCGGTTATTGGTTCGGGTATTTCCGGCTTGGCGTCAGCCTTTCTTTTGAACAGCATTGGTGATGTTTACCTTTTTGAAAAGGCCGCGCGTCTTGGCGGGCATAGCAACACTGTCGATGCCGTGTTTGACGATGTCGCGGTGCCAGTTGATACTGGCTTTATCGTTTACAACCCTCTGAATTATCCTAACCTGATTCAGCTTTTCGACCTTTTGTCAGTGCCTAATCAAGCGACAGATATGTCGTTTTCAGTGTCGCTTGGTGGCGGGCAGATGGAATATGAAGGGTCGGTCAAGGGTTTGCTTGCACAGCCTGAAAACCTGCTGAAAAAGCGTTATTGGTCGATGCTGTCCGATCTAGTTCGGTTTTATAAAACGGCACAGCGTCAGGCAGATCAGGGGCCGCGTTACGAAACTTTGGGCCAGTTTGTCGCGCGCCTCGGCTATGGATCAGCCTTTGTCGATGACCATCTGGTGCCGATGGGCGCCGCCATTTGGTCGGCGACGTCACATTCGATGATGGAGTTTCCGGTGCGCTCTTTCATGCGCTTTATGGAAAACCATAAATTGCTCAATTTTATCGACCGGCCACAATGGCGCACGGTCAAAGGCGGTTCACGCGAATATGTTCAGCGCATTGCAGACAAGCTGGATAAGCGGGTTCACTGCGAGGTCGATATTATTGGCTTACGCCGCACCAATGCTGGTGTTATGGTGAATATAAGAGGGCAGGGGGAGATATGGTTCGACAAGGTCATTATGGCAGCCCATGCCGATCAGTCGCTGGCGTTAATGGGTGACGCAACACCGCTTGAGCGTGAAATTCTTGGGGCGTTTGCGTTTCAGAATAATCATGCGGTGCTGCATTCTGATGCGTCACTTATGCCGAAACGTCGCGGCGCGTGGGCTGCGTGGAACTATGTCTCGGAGGGGCCGTTAAGTCCGGCAGGTGGGAATGAAGCTAGCCCAAAATCAGCCGCCAGTGATTTGTGTCTAACCTATTGGATGAACCGTTTGCAATCGATCGATCTAGCCTATCCGCTATATGAAACTTTAAATCCGGTGCGTATGCCTGACCCGGCATTGACGCATGGCAGTTTTGACTATCGCCACCCAATTTTTGATGCCGCAGCGATTGCGGCGCAACCACGCCTTGGTGAAATTCAGGGGCAAAACGGACTGTTCTTTGCAGGTGCATGGACTGGATATGGTTTCCATGAGGATGGGTTGAAATCGGCTGTTGCCATCGCGCAAACATTAGGTGCTGATATTCCGTGGAAAACCGGTGTTAAACCCTATTGCAAAAATGGTGACACGGCGCTGGATACTGCCTGA